In Deinococcus ficus, a single window of DNA contains:
- the dnaN gene encoding DNA polymerase III subunit beta has product MNGHALQIRVTRKALSEGLALMERVIPSRSSNPLLTTLKVDVTDAGLTLSGTNLELDLSCFVPAEVRNPQPFIVPAHLFAQVVRNLGGELVELERTGQEITVRASGSDFKLQTGDLGAFPPLRFPDETHLSLDAAELARALGSVRYAASNEAFQAVFRGIKLEHRGDLVRAVASDGYRVALRDFPGSGDGRTLIIPARSADELVRVLKDGQARLTYGPGLLTVTTDRVRMNVKLLDGDFPDYERVIPREIKLQFTVPASVLQDAVSRVAVLADKNANNRVEFLVSGGTVRLTAEGDYGRGHDTLAVEQSGSQPAMSLAFNARHVLDALAPIEGDVQVSLSGSTTPAIFQSGDYQAVLVTLRV; this is encoded by the coding sequence ATGAACGGTCACGCCCTGCAGATCCGCGTGACCCGCAAGGCCCTGAGTGAAGGCCTCGCCCTGATGGAACGCGTGATCCCCTCTCGCAGCAGCAACCCGCTCCTGACCACCTTGAAAGTCGACGTGACCGACGCCGGCCTGACCCTGAGCGGCACCAACCTCGAACTTGACCTGTCCTGCTTCGTGCCGGCCGAGGTGCGCAACCCGCAGCCGTTCATCGTGCCCGCGCACCTGTTCGCGCAGGTGGTGCGCAACCTCGGCGGGGAACTCGTCGAACTCGAACGCACCGGCCAGGAGATCACCGTGCGCGCCAGCGGCTCGGACTTCAAACTCCAGACCGGGGACCTGGGCGCCTTCCCGCCCCTGCGCTTCCCGGACGAGACGCACCTGAGCCTCGACGCGGCCGAACTCGCCCGGGCGCTCGGCAGCGTGCGGTACGCCGCGAGCAACGAAGCCTTCCAGGCAGTGTTCCGCGGCATCAAACTCGAACACCGCGGCGACCTGGTGCGCGCCGTGGCGTCCGACGGGTACCGCGTCGCCCTCCGTGACTTCCCCGGCAGCGGGGACGGCCGCACCCTGATCATTCCCGCCCGCAGCGCCGACGAACTCGTCCGCGTCCTAAAAGACGGCCAGGCCCGGCTCACGTACGGCCCCGGCCTGCTGACCGTCACCACCGACCGCGTCCGCATGAACGTCAAACTCCTCGACGGGGACTTCCCCGACTACGAACGCGTCATTCCCCGCGAGATCAAACTCCAGTTCACGGTGCCCGCCAGCGTCCTGCAGGACGCCGTCAGCCGCGTCGCGGTCCTCGCCGACAAGAACGCCAACAACCGCGTGGAGTTCCTGGTGTCCGGCGGGACCGTGCGCCTCACGGCCGAAGGCGACTACGGCCGCGGTCACGACACCCTGGCGGTCGAGCAGAGTGGTTCCCAGCCCGCCATGAGCCTCGCCTTCAACGCCCGGCACGTCCTCGACGCCCTCGCCCCCATCGAAGGGGACGTGCAGGTCAGCCTGTCCGGCAGCACCACGCCCGCGATCTTCCAGAGCGGCGACTACCAGGCGGTCCTCGTCACCCTGAGGGTCTGA
- a CDS encoding GNAT family N-acetyltransferase, which produces MNNKYWPLYGLVLRTPRLELRFPSEDELGALAEVAATGVNRPGQRTFLTPWPDLPPEQRGLFVVQNHWGCKAEWATTNWVLNLGVFAEGMPIGMVSLRGKEFSILREVTTGSWLGLEFQGKGYGTEARTALLHFAFEHLGAVAARTEVFQDNASSQGVSRKLGYQPDGISRDVLDGQVVVSDRLRLTHDHWLRVPHVPVTVLGLEQCKAYFLGEDVT; this is translated from the coding sequence ATGAACAACAAGTACTGGCCGCTGTACGGCCTGGTTCTCCGCACGCCTCGCCTTGAACTGCGCTTCCCTTCTGAAGACGAACTGGGGGCACTGGCAGAAGTGGCCGCGACTGGCGTGAACCGGCCGGGGCAACGGACCTTTCTCACGCCCTGGCCGGACCTGCCACCCGAACAACGTGGGTTGTTCGTCGTTCAGAACCACTGGGGCTGCAAAGCGGAGTGGGCAACCACCAATTGGGTCCTGAATCTCGGCGTGTTTGCCGAGGGCATGCCGATCGGGATGGTGTCCCTGCGAGGGAAGGAGTTTTCAATTCTGCGCGAGGTCACCACCGGCTCATGGCTGGGACTGGAGTTTCAAGGGAAAGGCTATGGCACGGAAGCCCGGACGGCCCTCCTGCATTTCGCCTTTGAGCACCTTGGGGCGGTCGCAGCGCGCACGGAGGTCTTTCAGGACAACGCGTCCTCCCAGGGGGTGTCCAGAAAACTGGGCTATCAGCCTGACGGGATTTCCAGAGATGTCCTTGATGGGCAGGTGGTCGTCTCCGACCGGCTGCGTCTCACGCATGACCATTGGCTCCGGGTGCCACACGTGCCGGTGACGGTGCTCGGGCTTGAGCAGTGCAAGGCGTACTTTCTGGGAGAGGACGTGACCTGA
- a CDS encoding PH domain-containing protein, whose translation MESAVLVLLLALPVLLFLAGRSGVRYRWTDDALVVQAGLRRARFPYAATHARLTAQPLGARLWGTQAPGTVTGRFALDRATVHALATTARPAQALVLRRAGQLYYVTPDHPTEHLPRFLPEHAE comes from the coding sequence ATGGAATCCGCCGTCCTGGTCCTGCTGCTCGCGCTTCCTGTCCTCCTGTTTCTCGCCGGACGCTCCGGCGTGCGGTACCGCTGGACCGACGACGCCCTGGTGGTCCAGGCCGGCCTGCGGCGCGCCCGCTTCCCCTACGCCGCCACCCACGCCCGCCTGACCGCGCAGCCCCTCGGGGCCCGGTTGTGGGGCACGCAGGCGCCGGGCACCGTGACCGGCCGGTTCGCCCTGGACCGCGCTACGGTGCACGCCCTGGCCACCACCGCCCGCCCCGCACAGGCGCTCGTCCTGCGCCGCGCCGGTCAGCTGTACTACGTCACCCCGGACCACCCAACCGAGCACCTGCCGCGCTTCCTGCCCGAACATGCCGAGTAA
- a CDS encoding DUF3592 domain-containing protein: MADDAPIVMPLMLLILMSGGALVTLLFKAVFGSRNWHVTDGVVTGTKTSTSDSVGRLPAYNAHIVFQYEVGPQTYDGEMAVPYFSARTAHQVIESHPAGTAVKVHFNPRKPAQSVLRVKSPGIWLLWIVTALSVFTFFCMIMAARSLLFE; encoded by the coding sequence ATGGCCGATGACGCACCCATTGTGATGCCCCTGATGCTCCTGATACTCATGAGCGGCGGGGCGCTCGTGACCCTCTTATTCAAAGCAGTGTTTGGATCAAGAAACTGGCACGTGACCGATGGCGTCGTCACCGGAACGAAGACGTCGACAAGCGACTCGGTGGGGAGGCTGCCTGCCTACAACGCGCACATCGTCTTTCAGTATGAAGTGGGGCCACAGACCTACGATGGCGAGATGGCCGTCCCCTACTTTTCCGCGCGGACCGCACACCAGGTCATTGAGTCGCATCCAGCCGGCACGGCCGTGAAGGTCCATTTCAATCCCAGGAAACCCGCTCAAAGCGTGCTTCGCGTCAAGAGTCCAGGCATCTGGCTGCTCTGGATCGTGACTGCGCTGAGTGTGTTTACCTTCTTTTGCATGATCATGGCGGCTCGGTCTCTGCTGTTTGAGTGA